The sequence GCCCGTGCCGGTGTACGTGATGCGATAGATCGCACCGGCAAAGTCATCCGAGACCAGGATCGAGCCATCCGGCAGGTTGGCCACGTCAACCGGACGACCGCGGTACTGGCGGGTCTTGTTGTCAAGCCAGCCATCGGCAAACACTTCGGTCTTGTCGGCGGAACCGTCGGCTTTTAGCGAGGTAAACATGATGCGCGCGCCGATCGGCGTGGTCTTGTTCCATGAACCGTGCTGCGCCGAGAAAATCCCGCCGCGGTACTTGTTCGGGAACACGTCGCCGGTATAGAAAGCCATGCCAAGATCGGCGGCATGGGCTTCCATGTAGACCTCGGGATTGGTCGTGTTGGCCGGTACCGGATCCTTGTCGTAGCCAAACTCGGTGATCCGGGTTTTGCCCTGGATGTATGGATAGCCGAAGAACTGACCTTTTTTGGTAGCGCGGTTGATTTCACCGGCCGGGATATCGTCGCCCATGCCGTCGGTCTGGTTATCGGTGAACCACAGGTCGTTGTTCTTCGGATTGAAGTCCATGCCGACCGAGTTGCGAATGCCGGTGGCATACACTTCGCGCTTGGCACCGGTGGCCGCATTCATGCGGATGATGCCGCCTATGCCCTGTTCGTTAAAGCTCTTGAGTTTTTCACGCGGTGGCACATTGAACGGCTGGCCCAGTGCGACGTACAGCATGCCATCCTTGCCGACACGGCAGACGCGCGCGCCATGGTTGTAGCTCTCGTCTTCGACCGTGATCAGCTTGCCTTGCGGGACCAGCTCAGAGACCGCGACATCGGCACCTTCATAGAAAAACTCGGCGGCCGGGAAGCTCAGGATGCGGTTGTGTTCGGTGACGATCAGGAAGCCGTCTTTGGTCCAGCACACACCATTGGGCTGGGTGAATTTCAGTGAGGGTGCGAACTGCTTGACCTCGGTGGCGGCATCGCCGCTGTTGCGGTTGGTAACGGCCCATACCGATGACTTGCGGGTACCGACGAAGAGCATGTTGGTCGACGGTGCGACCGCCATGTGGCGCGCATCCGGCACGATCGCATACAGGCTGATGGCAAAACCATCCGGCATCTTCACGCGTTTGAGGTTTTCTTTGATTGCATCGGCATTCTTGCCGGTCTGCGGGATCAGCGGCAGGTTCGGATCGATGCCCGAGACGCGCATCGATTTGAGCTTCTCCATGGCTTGTTCTTGCGCGAACGCCGACGTCGTCAATCCCATCATCAGGCCAACGGCGACAGCGGCCGTGCCCAGTCCCGACCAACGATTGTTTTGCATGTTGTGATCTCCAGATTATTTTTGTGGGGGTGCTCTTGTCCCTGTCGATAAATCGAACAGTCGTCTTATTATTCTCTGCGATGGGTACTCGCTGGTAGTAACTGAATACTACTTCCTGGTAAATTGTCGGACCGTTGGGCAGGCGTGTTCAATGGCGCTTGTTTCGGGGATGTGCGCCATCGTCGCAGCAGGCTGTGTTGGCGGGCGGGCGTGTGGCGGATTTCCTCAGCCTCCGGCAACCTGTCGCAACACGGTGCCTGTGCGCACCTGTTTCGGCGGCTCGACCACGGTGGCCTTGCCGTCAGACTTTCCCTGCAGGATAGCTGCCTTCTCTTCCTGCCCCGCCACATTCGACAGGTAGCGCATGCAGCTGACCCGCAGGAACGAACAAAAATTGCTGACCTTGCCTTGCTGGCGGATCACTTCATCGTAGAGCTGGCAGATCAGCTGATTGGTCGTCAGCCCGTCTTTCAGGGCGATTCTTGCCAGCACATCCCAGCTCATGTTTTCGAGCCGGATGCTGGTGACGACCCCGTGGATGCGGATCGAACGGGTCCGCAATTCATAGTGGATCGGGTCGGCCTTGACGTAGATTTCACACATGCTTGTCTCCTGTTTTTTTATGGTGGTAGCGCGCCGAGCTTACAGCTCCTTGCGTCGCATCGCACCGGCAATAAAATCAGCCTGCCGGATCGCCAGCGCGACGATGGTCAGAGTCGGGTTTTCGCTGGCACCGCTGGTGAACTGGCTGCCATCGGAGACGAACAGGTTCTTGATGTCATGCGATTGTCCCCACTGGTTGACCACGCCATCCTGCGCGCGCGCGCTCATCCGGTTGGTGCCCATGTTGTGAGTCGATGGATAGGGCGGGGTGTAGATCACGCGTTTGGCACCGACCGATTGGTACAGCGCACTACCCTGGCCGAACGCATGCTTGCGCATCGCAATATCGTTGGCATGGTCGCTGAACTGGACGTTCGGGATCGGCAGGCCGAACTGGTCTTTTTCGGTCGCATGCAAGGTCACGCCGTTCGATTCCTGCGCCATGTCTTCGCCGACCAGCCACATGCCGGCCATGTTGTCGTAGGCATCCATCGCCGATGAAAAATCCCGGCCCCAGCTGCCCGGATCCATGAAAGCAGCCATGAAGGGCACGCCCAGCGAGACGGTTTCCATTTCATAGCCGCCGACAAAGCCGCGCTTGGTGTCATGCCGCGCTTCATCACGCACGATCCCGGCCATCGTCGTGCCGCGGTACATGTGCACCGGTTGCTCGAAGGTGGCATAGACCGAACCGGTCATGTGGCGCATGTAATTCTTGCCGACCTGACCGGAGCTGTTGGCCAGTCCGTTCGGGAATTGGGCCGAGGCCGAATTGAGCAGCAGGCGCGGCGATTCGATCGAATTGCCGGCCACGCAGACCACCCGCGCTTTCTGAAAACTGCGGTTGCCCTTGGCATCGCTGTACAGCACGCCGGTGACCAGGCCGGCGGCGTTGTGTTCGATCTTCAGCACTTGCGCATCGGCGCGGATTTCGAGGTGGCCGGTCTGTTCGCCCTTGGGGATTTCGGTATAGAGGGTCGACCATTTCGCGCCGGATTTGCAGCCCTGGAAACAGAAACCGATCTGCTGGCAGGACCCGCGACCGTCACGCGGCTGCGAGTTGATGGCCATGTTGCCGCTGTGGTAGTCCTTGTAACCCATCTTTTTGGCACCGGCGGCCAGCACCTTGTAATTGTTGTTGCCGGGCAGGCGCGGAATGCCGTTGGTGCCGCCGACACCCATCTTGTCTTCGGCCTTGGCATAGTACGGTTCCAGTTCGGCCAGCGTGATCGGCCAGTCGAGCAGATTGGCACCGGCCACGGCACCATAGTGGGTGCGCGTCTTGAACTCGTGTTCCTGAAAACGCAGCGAGGCACCGGCCCAGTGCACGGTCGATCCGCCGACCGCCTTGACGATCCAGGTCGGCAGGTTCGGGAAGTCTTTGGCGATACGCCAGGTGCCGGAGGTCGTGCGTTTGTCCAGCCACGAAATCTTGTCGAACATCGGCCATTCATCGTTTTCAAAGTCGTTGATTTCATGCCGCTTGCCAGCTTCGAGCACGACCACGTTGATACCTTTTTGTGCCAGTTCATTACCCAGCGTGCCGCCACCGGCACCTGATCCGACGATCACGACGACTTCTTCATTCAAAGCAAATTTTGCAGCCACGTCTGTCTCCTTGGTTTTTATAGGGGCCGTGCTGATGCCGTACTGCGTTACAAGTTCTCCATCCAGGTCTGGTCATTGAAGCCGCGCTTGATGTAGCCGCCCAGTTCGGCGGAGGGGCCCTGGTAACCAAGCTTGCCCCAGACCGCAGGCTGGTTGTACAGGCTGACCACCAGGTCGCCGCGCAATTTGAGGAAGAACGGCGTACCGGCCATCGTGGTCAGGATGGCCACGCGTGCGGATTCGTCGGGGATGTCGAGGTACGGACGCGCACTGGCCTTGTTGGCCGCGGCGACGCCATCGACCAGTAGCGTGCGCAGCGCCGCATCGGTTTTGACCTGGTCGCCGTAGATCGCAACGGCCTTCGCATAGAGCGCGTCGTCAAAACGGTCATGCGGGAAAATATCGCGCGCCATCCTGGTCAGTGTCGCGAAGACATCGCGGCCCAGGGCGGCTTCGGCAGCGGCCTGGTTCGATACAAATAGTGCAGGGATGCCGGTGGCGACGCCGGCAACGGTGCCGGCCGAGGCAATGTGCAGGAAGCGGCGGCGCTTTGGTTGTTCTGGTAAAGCCATGGTTGTCTCCATTGATCGTTGTTATCCAGAAGGGCAGTGCGGGTAGTTTCCGTGTCAGCGGTAGTGACCCCATTTCTCCAGCACTTCGATCTTGTAGCCATCCGGATCGAGCACAAAGAAAAAGCGCGCGAGCAGGGTCCCGTCCTGTTTGAATTCCTTGATCGCCGCCGGGGCGCAGCCCATTGCGGACAGCTTGTCGTGCATGGCCTGCAGGTCATCGGTGACGATGCCGATATGGCCGTAGCCGTCGCCGTGCGTGTAGGGTTCGGTGCGGTCGCGGTTGTGGGTCAGTTCGAGTTCGAATTCGCTTTCGGGATTGCGCAAATAGATCAGCGAAAAATCCGGATAGTCGAGCCGGTGCGAGACGGCAAAATCGAAGCCTTCGCCATAGAACTGCAGCGAGCGATCCGGGTCAAGGACACGGATCATGGTGTGGATGATTTTTGGCATGGCGGCTTCCTGTGTAAGACGGCGAAGGTCAGTATCGTCCTTCGCCAAGGAAGCGGGGTAGCAGTGCAATACTACTTTTGAGAATTTTGTGCGGGCGCCAGTGGCAGCATCAATTCATTGCGCCGCATGAACCAGGGTGTCCACGGCGGGTCATAGCGCGCCAGCGTTGCCGGGCCGGTTGCCGATAACTGACGACGCGCGACGAAGGCATCGAGGTCGGCAGTTTTCTGCACGATGCTGTCCTCGCCGGCCAGGCCGGAGAACAGTACGACGGCGACGCGCGAGGCCGGCAGCAGGCGCAAGCGGACCTGCGGATTGTCCGGCACCGGCAAGCTCTCCAGCGTATAGGCTGCCGGCATCATGAAGCGGATGGTCCATTGATTTCCCTGCGCCGTCTGGGTCACGGGTGCCGTCATCGGGATCGCGATGCCAGCACTGTTTTCCTGCAGGACCGGTGCGGTCATGGCGATGCGTTGCTGGCGTGTATTGCCGCCAAAAATATAGCCGGCCAGCAGCTTGAAGCCGCTACTGACGGCATCGCTACGGCTGCCGCTGACGGTCACTTCGGCGGCGATCAGTGCCGGATAATCGCGTACCTCGAATGATCCTTCCTTGATCGACACGGTGTGTGCCGGTTCTTCGGTTGCCATGGCATTTCCTCCTGAAAAAAAGACGCCGAGCGCAAGTAGCAGGCGGGTAAGTAGCGGGGTCATGGGTGTCGCTTCCGGTGTGGTGTGGGACAGAATGAGCAATGAGCATAGACGTATTCGCAACGGCCTGTCTTTCACGGGCGGGTCGGCCGGGAGGAGTCTCCGCCTTCACTGTAGGGTTTTTGATCTGCATCATTTTTTTTGCAGGGTGCCGAAACTACACTTGGGCCGGTCAAACAACCACCAGTGAAAGCAGCGACCATGAACACATCAGCAGCAGTTGTCCTCGCCGTCAGCGCCCTCGGACTTTTTTCGACCCAGGCGATGGCGCAGCAGCAAAGCCCGTGGCAAGTGCGCTCGCGCGTCATCAACCTGGCGCCGGCTGACAATTCGGATCCTGTCGGCGGTGCCGGTGCATCCGATCGCTTGTCGGTCTCGAAAAAAACCATTCCCGAAGTCGATATCTCGTACTTCTTCACGCCGAATCTGGCCGCCGAACTGGTCCTGACCTATCCGCAAAAACACACGGTCTATCTCGATGGCAATAACGTCGGCACCTTCAAGCACCTGCCACCGACCTTGCTGTTGCAGTACCACTTCATGCCGGACAGACAGTTCAGCCCGTACGTCGGTGCCGGCGTCAATTACACCCGCATCTCTAGCGTCAATTTGCTCGGTGGTGCCGGCAGCCTTGAAAACAGCAGCGTCGGTTTTGCGCTGCAAGCCGGCGTCGACTACAAGCTCGACAAGAACTGGTCGCTCAATCTCGACATCAAGAAAGTCCAGATCCGCAGCGATCTGATGATCAGTGGCGTCAAGGCCAGCGCCTTGCAGGTCGATCCGCTGATGGTCGGCGTCGGTCTCGGTTACCGCTTCTGATTCTGTTGTCGTGCAATGCAAGCCGGCCGGTGTGGCCGGTTTTTTTACGTCCGGAGAGGCACAAGGCAAGTCGGCAAAAAAGTCGGCAAATAAAACTGAATTTGTCTATAGAGACTAGATATATAATGATATTTATCAGTGATTTAGCGATTATTTAATTATCAATAAAAGTCGGCAAATTATGTATGATTCCCCGCATCAGTTCGAACCGTTGATTCCATCCGTGTTGCCGGCTGGCGTATCCGACAAGGCAAACCGGCTGGCGGTTTCTGCGAGCCGCCTGGCGGCGATGGCGCATCCGTCGGTACGCGCGGTCTTGCGTGAGCTGGTGCGCTCGATGTGTTCGTACTACAGCAATCGCATCGAGGGACAAGGTACGCATCCGCGTCATATCGAGCAAGCGTTGCGCAAGAATTTTTCCGGCCGGCCTGAAGTCGCCCGTTTGCAGCGGGTGGCGGTGGCGCATATCGATGCCGAGCGGGAGCTGGAAGCGCTGGTTGGCGCGGGCACGTCGCCGATGTCCAGCGCCTTGTTGATGGCGTCGCACCGTGCCTTGTACGCGCGTCTGGCAGACGAGGATCGCACCACGCAGGATGGGCCCGTCATCGCACCCGGCGAGCTGCGTCCGGTCGATGTCGAAGTCGGCCATCATGTGCCGCCATCAGCTGCAGCGCTGCCGGCTTTCCTTTCACGCATGGATCAGGTCTACGACAAACCGATGACGCTGGAGACACGGCTGATCGCGATCGCGTGTCTGCATCACCGCGCCGCATGGGTGCATCCGTTCCGCGACGGCAATGGCCGGGCCGTCCGATTGCAAAGTCATTGCGCGTTGTGGTCACTGTCTGAAGGACTCTGGTCGCCCAGCAGGGGGCTGGCGCGATCGGTGCCCAGTTACTATGCGCGCCTGCACAATGCCGACCTGCCGCGTCGCGACGACCTGGACGGGCGCGGCAATCTGAGCACCGCCGGATTGCTGGAATGGGTCGACTTTTTTCTGGAGACCTGTCTGGATCAGGTCGATTTCATGCACCGGATGCTGGCGCTGGACAGCATGAAAATACGCATCGATGCGCTGGTTACTTTTCGCGCTGCGACGGACAAGGCGATGCGTGCCGAAGCCATCCTGCCGCTGCATCATGTCTTTTCCGCCGGGCCGGTATCGCGTCGGGAATTTAGCCAGCTGACTGGCCTGGGTGAACGGACGGCACGCTCCCTCTT comes from Actimicrobium sp. CCC2.4 and encodes:
- a CDS encoding VOC family protein — translated: MPKIIHTMIRVLDPDRSLQFYGEGFDFAVSHRLDYPDFSLIYLRNPESEFELELTHNRDRTEPYTHGDGYGHIGIVTDDLQAMHDKLSAMGCAPAAIKEFKQDGTLLARFFFVLDPDGYKIEVLEKWGHYR
- a CDS encoding OmpW/AlkL family protein, whose protein sequence is MNTSAAVVLAVSALGLFSTQAMAQQQSPWQVRSRVINLAPADNSDPVGGAGASDRLSVSKKTIPEVDISYFFTPNLAAELVLTYPQKHTVYLDGNNVGTFKHLPPTLLLQYHFMPDRQFSPYVGAGVNYTRISSVNLLGGAGSLENSSVGFALQAGVDYKLDKNWSLNLDIKKVQIRSDLMISGVKASALQVDPLMVGVGLGYRF
- a CDS encoding heme-binding protein, with the protein product MATEEPAHTVSIKEGSFEVRDYPALIAAEVTVSGSRSDAVSSGFKLLAGYIFGGNTRQQRIAMTAPVLQENSAGIAIPMTAPVTQTAQGNQWTIRFMMPAAYTLESLPVPDNPQVRLRLLPASRVAVVLFSGLAGEDSIVQKTADLDAFVARRQLSATGPATLARYDPPWTPWFMRRNELMLPLAPAQNSQK
- a CDS encoding ribbon-helix-helix domain-containing protein, with the protein product MCEIYVKADPIHYELRTRSIRIHGVVTSIRLENMSWDVLARIALKDGLTTNQLICQLYDEVIRQQGKVSNFCSFLRVSCMRYLSNVAGQEEKAAILQGKSDGKATVVEPPKQVRTGTVLRQVAGG
- a CDS encoding GMC family oxidoreductase, with the protein product MAAKFALNEEVVVIVGSGAGGGTLGNELAQKGINVVVLEAGKRHEINDFENDEWPMFDKISWLDKRTTSGTWRIAKDFPNLPTWIVKAVGGSTVHWAGASLRFQEHEFKTRTHYGAVAGANLLDWPITLAELEPYYAKAEDKMGVGGTNGIPRLPGNNNYKVLAAGAKKMGYKDYHSGNMAINSQPRDGRGSCQQIGFCFQGCKSGAKWSTLYTEIPKGEQTGHLEIRADAQVLKIEHNAAGLVTGVLYSDAKGNRSFQKARVVCVAGNSIESPRLLLNSASAQFPNGLANSSGQVGKNYMRHMTGSVYATFEQPVHMYRGTTMAGIVRDEARHDTKRGFVGGYEMETVSLGVPFMAAFMDPGSWGRDFSSAMDAYDNMAGMWLVGEDMAQESNGVTLHATEKDQFGLPIPNVQFSDHANDIAMRKHAFGQGSALYQSVGAKRVIYTPPYPSTHNMGTNRMSARAQDGVVNQWGQSHDIKNLFVSDGSQFTSGASENPTLTIVALAIRQADFIAGAMRRKEL
- a CDS encoding PQQ-dependent sugar dehydrogenase — encoded protein: MQNNRWSGLGTAAVAVGLMMGLTTSAFAQEQAMEKLKSMRVSGIDPNLPLIPQTGKNADAIKENLKRVKMPDGFAISLYAIVPDARHMAVAPSTNMLFVGTRKSSVWAVTNRNSGDAATEVKQFAPSLKFTQPNGVCWTKDGFLIVTEHNRILSFPAAEFFYEGADVAVSELVPQGKLITVEDESYNHGARVCRVGKDGMLYVALGQPFNVPPREKLKSFNEQGIGGIIRMNAATGAKREVYATGIRNSVGMDFNPKNNDLWFTDNQTDGMGDDIPAGEINRATKKGQFFGYPYIQGKTRITEFGYDKDPVPANTTNPEVYMEAHAADLGMAFYTGDVFPNKYRGGIFSAQHGSWNKTTPIGARIMFTSLKADGSADKTEVFADGWLDNKTRQYRGRPVDVANLPDGSILVSDDFAGAIYRITYTGTGT
- a CDS encoding gluconate 2-dehydrogenase subunit 3 family protein, yielding MALPEQPKRRRFLHIASAGTVAGVATGIPALFVSNQAAAEAALGRDVFATLTRMARDIFPHDRFDDALYAKAVAIYGDQVKTDAALRTLLVDGVAAANKASARPYLDIPDESARVAILTTMAGTPFFLKLRGDLVVSLYNQPAVWGKLGYQGPSAELGGYIKRGFNDQTWMENL
- a CDS encoding Fic family protein; its protein translation is MYDSPHQFEPLIPSVLPAGVSDKANRLAVSASRLAAMAHPSVRAVLRELVRSMCSYYSNRIEGQGTHPRHIEQALRKNFSGRPEVARLQRVAVAHIDAERELEALVGAGTSPMSSALLMASHRALYARLADEDRTTQDGPVIAPGELRPVDVEVGHHVPPSAAALPAFLSRMDQVYDKPMTLETRLIAIACLHHRAAWVHPFRDGNGRAVRLQSHCALWSLSEGLWSPSRGLARSVPSYYARLHNADLPRRDDLDGRGNLSTAGLLEWVDFFLETCLDQVDFMHRMLALDSMKIRIDALVTFRAATDKAMRAEAILPLHHVFSAGPVSRREFSQLTGLGERTARSLLSRMLATGLLVSDTPLGPVRFGLPLDALQFLLPELYPEAATSVDQD